The genome window AGGAGGAAATTAATATGCGTTCAAAAAAATGGATGGTCTTAATTTTTTACACATACTTATTCTTATCGGCTGGATATTTAAGCTATTCTGCGTATGATAGAGGTGATAATTTTTGGATTATTTGGGGGGTATTATCTATAGGTTTAGGTTATCAAGTTATCCGATTCTTAATTGATAAAAAGAAGGATGAATGGAACACTAGTTATGTAGTGGCGGATCAACGAATTTTAGGGAAAATTAAATTGTCGTTGGCTATATCTTATTTATTTATTATGGTTTTTTTGATAATCGGAGCGTATGGAATTCAACAAGGTTTTTTTATATTTGAAGCTTTTGATACGATAGTTGCGGCTATTATTTTTAGTTTTTTGGTATTTATGATTTCTCAAGTAGTGCAACAATTTATAGATTAACGATTCTAGGTTGTTAATTTTCATTTTAATTCTTCTATATATGGTGTACGTACTATAAAACACTATATAGGGAGGAATTTTTTTATGACAATTATGAATGCATTATCTTTAAACGCTTGAGAACAACAGATGGTAAGGCCATGGTCTGCAAAAAACTTCATCTTCGGTCTAACGCTTAACTAAAAAGAGGGGGATTTCAGAAAGCCATACTATAAATACCTTATATCAGGTTTTATAGTATGCTCTTATTATTGAATAAAATTTTATGAAAAGGTTGTTATTTTCGTATTGTTGAATCTCTTTATTATACCTAAAGAAAAGGAGATGTGTTTCAGGGAAGGTCGCTACTCCTGGTATAGAAGCAGCTCAAACTAATCAAGTAGAAGTAAAGTATCGGAATTAAGCTGTCGTGGATGATGACCAAACTGTTGCAAGTAACGCGATCCCTTCATTGATTTGCTCGAGGGTTAGCCCACCATAGCCCATTATGACCATAGCATGTTTAGAGCCTTGTTGATAGGAGGTTAAACATGGATAGACTTTGATTCCTACCTCCTGGGCCAACCTAATTGCATCCTGTTCAGCAAGCCTTTTTGGTAACTTCATAACAATATGTAGCCCAGATTTTTCACCAATAACTTCGAATTCCTTAGAAAAATTTACGTTAATCGCTGCTAGTAAAGCTTGTTGCTTTTTACGATAAATAGTCCGCATTTTGGCTAAATGCTTATCGAATAAACCTTGGGCAATAAAATCGGCTAACACAAACTGATCTATTTTTGAGACAACAGATTTTTGCTCCTGATTAAATAGCATAAATTCTTCGACTAACGATTTAGGCAAAATCATATAACTAATGCGCAGCGATGGAATAAGTGTTTTAGAAAATGTTCCGAAATAAATAACACGTTGCAGCTGATCCATTTTTGTTAAAGAGGGGATAGGGAGCCCCTTATAACGAAATTCTGAGTCATAATCATCCTCAATAATATATGCCTTCTCAGAAGTAGCCCATTGCAGAAGTTCTGCACGCCGTTCAACAGGCATGACCATGCCAAGCGGAAACTGGTGTGCGGGTGTTGTGTATAACATGTGGATGGATTCTTTCGGTATTGTTACCCCTAAGTTATCAACAGGAATAGCATGAGTTGTTAATCCACATTGTTGCAATGTTGCACGTACTCTTTTAAAGCCAGGCTCTTCTAAGCCAACATGTGTTTTTGGGCCAAAAAAGTGACATAGAGCTTGAAGCTGACTTTGTGTACCACTATAAACAAACACTTGTGATGCTTCACAAGCAACTCCTCTCGAACGTTCAACATAACGAGCGATTTCCGTCCGTAAAATAGTCTCTCCTTGCCAGGGACTTGTCGTTAAATTATCCACATTGAAATGCTTTTTCAACAGCTTATGCCAGATGGAAATAGGAAAAGCTTCCTTATCCACATGTCCATTATGAAAGTCAAATTTTATAGTATATGTAAGTGGTGTTGTAGCTGTGGATATTTGCTGCTTCAGCTGCTGTCCCCATTCGAATTCAAAGGGCGCTATAAAATAACCAGAGCGTTCCTTACTGTAGATATAACCTTCAGCTAGTAATTGCTCATACGCCTCTTTAATCGTATGGATACTAACATCAAGCGTTTTAGCAAGTGTTCGTTTAGAAGGTAATTGCTCATGGGCCAGTAGTTTTTTTCTTAAAATTGCTTGTTTAATTTCTTCGTAAATTTGTACGTATTTCGATGTATCTCCAGTAAATGAGATCGATAGCTCCAAAATATTGCACCTCCTGGTATGGTCCATTTTTTAAAATTTGGTTCTATCTATCATATCAAAATTGCCGTTAAATATTAAAAAAGGAGTGAAGCGAAATGAATTTTATAGCGTTGGAAAATGAAGTAATATTACTTAAGCCATTAGAACTACAGGATGTGCAAGGAATATTCGAAGCTGGTAGTTATCCAGAAATTTGGTCACACATGTCCACAGCAATAGAGAAAATGGGCGATGTGAATAACTTTGTGGACAAGGCATTAGAAGCAAAACGTGAAAAAACTGAATTTCCATTTGTGATTGTGGATAAAAAATCTGGACAAATCATCGGTTCGACTCGGTTTATGGATATTGATGAAACGCATAAACGGCTTGAAATAGGTACTACATGGATTACACCTGCTTTTTGGCGTACTACCATTAATACGAATTGCAAATATTTATTATTACAATACTGCTTTGAGGTACTCAATCTACAGCGTGTACAACTTAAGACAGACCATGAAAATTTACGTTCCCAAAAGGCGATAGAACGTTTAGGAGCAACAAAGGAGGGGATCTTACGTAATCATATGGTGCGTAAGGATGGCACAACTCGCCATACAGTGATGTACAGCATTACGCTACAAGAATGGCCACAAGTGAAAAAACATTTGCAGCAGCTGCTAGTTGATTCCACTAAAAAAGGATAATGGAGAAAGTATTATAGCTCATCACCGAAAGTTGTGGATGACATTTTGTTAAAACGTATGTCATGTGGATTTTGTTATAGTTTGAAACATTTGCCAATAGATATCGTCAAACTTACGTATGAATAATAGTGCGAATATTAAAAACTTCAGGAGGGATTGTGTTGAAACAGATTTTACTCTTGGTTACTTTAGTGCTATTAATGAGTGGCTGTGTGGATGGGGACAAATATAGTTTTTCAGAAAGTGGAGATAACTGGGAGATTCTTTATGAAGTAGTAGTTACAAACGATGTTGAGCAACAAACTGCTGGGAGTATTAAGTATATAGGAGATAACAAAGCTCCAGAAACGATAGACTATAAAATCCAATATAACAGTTTGGGGCAAGGAAGTAGCGATGAGGAAAGCCCATTGAAATTTGGAGCCGTTAAATTTAAAAATATAACTTGTGGAAACTGCGAAATTATCCAAAAGGATGATGAAATTGAAGTGGAAATAATGTGGGAGGGACAAACAGAAAAATTAATATTAACAACTGACAAATGACACCTCTTAAAGCGTTGTCATTTTTTTGCATAAAAAATCATTCCTTAGCGTTCCTAATGGATACGTATTTTCACTAACGGAGGCTTTACTTCAAAAGATGGGATTCCACAAAATCCTATCTTTTTCTTCTTCAACTAACGTAAGCACTTTAGTTCAATAAGCATCACTATTTTATTTGGTTATTTTTAAATCTTCTGTATAATTTTAGATAGCGATATTTAACTTTGAGTATTTCTAATGAATTATTTTGGGAGGGGAAAATTTGTTATATTTAGCTTTATTAATTGGCATCGTTTCAATTGTAATTACGGATAAGCTTACTCAAGCTTTTAAATTATCAAGCATTTGGGGGCTGATTGGTCAAATTTGTGCATCACTTGTAATAATAATGGTCGGCAAACTTGAGGTTAGTCATATTAATCTAGGTAATCACTTCGAATTAGGATATTTGACGATTCCATTTACTTTATTATTTCTTGTAGGTTTTACAAATGTAATGAATATAGAAAAAACGCAAAATCTTTCAATATTGTTGTTGCCATTCGTTTCTTTAGTGTGTTTATCAATAGCAGCTTTCTTCATAGGCTATTCATTTGTTTTAGTAATGGGAATTTGTTCGAGTTTAACGATTATGTTTATTCTGCTATACGGCTATTTTACTGGTAAAGTATTTGTAGGAAGAACGCTTACTACGTCAATAGGTTTCATAATAGCCGTGCTTTCAATAGCCCTCATTAAGACATCTATTGTAACAATTTATATTCCGTTATTTACTTTAGCACTACCGTTCACTTTATATTATTTTGTTAAAGATAAATTTACGAGTATACAATCAATTACAGTTAGCACTTTAACAGCTATATTATTTGGTGTATTAATGTTCATAGTTCCTTTTCATATAATGTGGTATCTCGTTGTTGGGTTAACGATTATTTTGGTTATTACGCAATTTTCACGTAAATATCGCTTTATTTAGAAATTAAAGTTCTTCGGGGGCTTTAGTCCAATAAGAATTAAACAACTTTAAAGAGCCTTACTGCACACTAAATTGTAGCAAGGCTCTTATATTTTTATAACAAAATTAAACAACTTTATTATCGTTTTACATCACTTTGTTTGTTATAAAAATTTCATAATCATTTTATCTTTCGGAAAGTATTTTTTTTAATATGCAAAAACATCATTTTTCAGCAGAGTAAGATGTTTTTACTTTAGCCGCAGCTTCTTTTAAAACTTTATTATAATGTTAAACATCTTATAAAGTAGTTATTATAATTGGGTAAATTATTTAAAACTTGACTTTTAATAAAAATTAGTCGACCATTCTTTTTTTATAAATAAATCCTGCTACAATCCAAGTAACTACTGACCATACGATGATAGTAGCGATTGGAATAATGACATCCATTGTTGTGTATGTGCCTTCTAGAGCATCTGCTAATAGCGTCAACTGAGAACTTGGTAACCACTTTGCAATTTTTAAAATAGGAAAGGCAGACGATAATGCTAGGGCAGAAGAGCCAAACCCGAAAATAAGGATAACAGGTAGAATGATAAGAGAGCCTTCCATAACTGTTTTGGCGAATAATCCACATATTGTTCCTATTGCAATATAGAACACAGCCGAAAGTATTAAAGCAATAGCTAAGATGAAAAGATTAGCTGGGCTATAGCCAACAATGTAAATAGAAAATGCTACAACTGCCATTGTAAGGATAAAGACAAACAAGCTTTTACCAATTAGTATATCGCCAAGTGAAGCAGGGGAAAGCATGAGACTTCGAAGTGTGTTTTTCTCTTTCTCCTCTGCAATTAGACAGCATTGTACATAGGCAGTCACAACAGTAAACGCCATATTTATTGTAAGGAGACAGGTTGCGATAGTAGCATTGCCCGATTTATTAAGAAAAAATGCCATAACAAGTGGCATAAGTATCATAACGGATACCGCATAGTTACGTGAAAATTCCTTGAAATCCTTCATTAAAATGGCCTGAATACGTGTCATTGACATGTTCATACTAAATCACTCCCTGTTATTTGCATAAAAATATTACCTAGTGTTGGTTCGTTCGTATAAATGCGAGAAACTTCGTTCGATTGCATCCAATGAAACAGTTTTTCAGCATCTTGTTGTCCAGTTTGGATGACTTCACAAGCACCATTTTTTAATTCTACTGTAATAGATTCATCGCCAAACTCTTTTTTCAAATCCTTTGGCGCACCAATTGCTCGAATTTTACCTTTATGTAAGAAGGCGACACGATCACAAAGTATTTCGGCTTCACTCATATCATGTGTTGTTAAAAATATTGTCGTACCCATCTCATTTAATTTACGCAAGCCATTATAAATATGTTGTGTATTAACAGGATCGAGTGCAGAAGTTGGTTCATCTAAAAATAATAGTTCCGGTTTATGCATGATGGCACGTGCTAGCGTAACACGTTGCATCATTCCTTTAGAAAGCTGACTAATTTTCTTTTTACGATCAGCGTATAAGTTAACAAAATCCAACGCCTCTTTTACTGCTGATTTAGGTAATTGATATAAGTTACTAAAGAGTAATAAATTCTCCTCAATTGAAAGTCGTGTATATAGTCCGCTATTATCTGTTAAAATACCGAAGCGTTTACGATTGTTGCTTTGTTTCATCTCATTTGCTGGGCGGCCAAACAATAAAACATCGCCAGCAGTTTCTTCAGTTTGTGCCGTTAATATTTTAATAGTAGTAGTTTTTCCTGAGCCGCTAGGTCCAAGAAAGCCGAATATTTCTCCTTTTTGAATGGTAAAGGAAACATCCTGTAATGCTGCTTCCTTATTAAATGTTTTTTTCAAATGCTGAACATTGATTACTGCGTTCATTTGAAAAACCTCCTGTGTTGTTGTTGATGTCTCAACTATAAGGGACAATAGAGAGTTCAACATTAAATTACAGGTGAAAGGCAGTAAAATGACCATTAGTGGAGAAATATTTCAGCTGACAGGAGTCGTTTATTTCCTGGGAAATCTACTAAATTCCGAGTATTTCTTTTAAATCTGCGAGCTTGTTTTTCGACAAAGGTACTATTGCTTTTTCATTGCTATTTAAGGCTAGGCTGTAGCTATTGCGAGTCCACGTAATGATTTCCCGTACCTTTTGTAAGTTAACGATATAAGAGCGATGACTTCTAAAGAAGCCGAACGGTGTCAATTTTTGTTCCAGCTCATTTAATGATAATGTACATGGGTAGGCTTCACCCGCAACATACAGTGAAACAACACCCTCAACACTTTCGATATAATCGATTTCAGGGGGATTAAATAAAATGATCTTATCATTTTTCTTTGTAGGGATTTTATCAAGTCGAATCGGTGCATTTTCAAGAGGGGGAGAAACTGGTTCGGTTTCATCCTCTTTCATATCTAATGCGTGTAAGCCCATTGTATCTAGTCTATGTATTTCTGTACTCGAAATAATTAAATCCTCAAGATTATTAGACAGTAAAATGACTGTTTTATTCTGTTTTTGTAAGGCATCCAATAACTGAATGACTTTTTGCTTGGAAAACTCATCTAGATTTTGGAATGGTTCTTCTAAAACTTGTATCTGTGCTTGATGGAGATATGTATGAATTAATTTTAATCGTTGCTTTTCCCCATTGGAAAGCTTGCTGATTTTAATACTCTTTTGTTCCGTTAAAGCGAATAATTTCAATAATTCCTCCATCTTTTCAGAAGAAGTATGGAAAAGCTTTAAGCAAAATTGGATATATTCTCGAACCGTCAATCGCTCATACAAGGCACTTTCACGAAGGTGTGTATATGTATTGCTTTGCTTTGTAAACCATTGTATTAATGTATGGATTTTAGACACATCTGTGTAGATGCCGATAATACTGCCTGGCTGCAACGATAGGTGAAAGTTTGGATAAATGACATTTCCTCCTTCTATGTAAGGATCAATAATCATGTTTTCATTTTGGTTCATTACTTTGTCCTCCTTGACTGCGTTCAGTTTGCAAAAAGTGTAAAATTTCAGCGTGTGCGTGTACATAACTTTCACGACTATAGTGCAAATTATGGTAGTCCATAAAACCATGCTGACCTGTATATTGTCTCGTATGAACAGTCGGTAATATATCGAGTTTTTTCTTTAATTCATGGACATTAAAGCTTTTCTCATGACTTGGTAAAATAACAAGCGTCGGACAAGAGGGGATTACATCCAGATATTGGCGAATACGTGAACCATAAACGCAAACGATTCCCTGTAATGGGAGTGTTGATAGTCTCCAAGCTAATGTTGCCCCTACACTAAAGCCAATTAATAGCACTTCATCATAATGTGTCCTAGCTTCTAATAGTTTTTTGGTTAGTTTTTCGAGTGGAGCATCAAAGCCAACTTCGTTTATGAAATACTCATAGGCTTCTCGTTCTTGTTCATATGGAAACATTTTATTCTCTAAATATAAAGAAATGCACTCAACTGTAGTGCTGGCGTTACTGTATGCTTCAGCTTGCTTTTTTATAAAATCGTTCACTCCATAAATTTCATGTAAAATAAATATTTTTCTTTTCATGTCGACCTCATCTTTGCTTTTTCAATAGTGTACCAAAAAGTAATCATATCGTATATTTAGGGGATTTTTAGGTTCTTTTTTTATTATTTTTAAAAATAATACTTTTGGAATTATTGTTTTTTTGTCACAAATTTTGAAAAAGAAACAGATGCACTGATTAAAAAGAGGGTTGTACTAAAAAAAAAAAATCTGCTCAAAATTATGTGGCTAGGACCACAAAAAAGAGAACAGATTTTTTAAAGAATAGTTTATTTAATTACGTTGGACATAAAATCCTTCATTTCCACACTAAGCGTACTAAGT of Lysinibacillus agricola contains these proteins:
- a CDS encoding PLP-dependent aminotransferase family protein, which produces MELSISFTGDTSKYVQIYEEIKQAILRKKLLAHEQLPSKRTLAKTLDVSIHTIKEAYEQLLAEGYIYSKERSGYFIAPFEFEWGQQLKQQISTATTPLTYTIKFDFHNGHVDKEAFPISIWHKLLKKHFNVDNLTTSPWQGETILRTEIARYVERSRGVACEASQVFVYSGTQSQLQALCHFFGPKTHVGLEEPGFKRVRATLQQCGLTTHAIPVDNLGVTIPKESIHMLYTTPAHQFPLGMVMPVERRAELLQWATSEKAYIIEDDYDSEFRYKGLPIPSLTKMDQLQRVIYFGTFSKTLIPSLRISYMILPKSLVEEFMLFNQEQKSVVSKIDQFVLADFIAQGLFDKHLAKMRTIYRKKQQALLAAINVNFSKEFEVIGEKSGLHIVMKLPKRLAEQDAIRLAQEVGIKVYPCLTSYQQGSKHAMVIMGYGGLTLEQINEGIALLATVWSSSTTA
- a CDS encoding GNAT family N-acetyltransferase — protein: MNFIALENEVILLKPLELQDVQGIFEAGSYPEIWSHMSTAIEKMGDVNNFVDKALEAKREKTEFPFVIVDKKSGQIIGSTRFMDIDETHKRLEIGTTWITPAFWRTTINTNCKYLLLQYCFEVLNLQRVQLKTDHENLRSQKAIERLGATKEGILRNHMVRKDGTTRHTVMYSITLQEWPQVKKHLQQLLVDSTKKG
- a CDS encoding UDP-N-acetylmuramyl pentapeptide phosphotransferase; amino-acid sequence: MLYLALLIGIVSIVITDKLTQAFKLSSIWGLIGQICASLVIIMVGKLEVSHINLGNHFELGYLTIPFTLLFLVGFTNVMNIEKTQNLSILLLPFVSLVCLSIAAFFIGYSFVLVMGICSSLTIMFILLYGYFTGKVFVGRTLTTSIGFIIAVLSIALIKTSIVTIYIPLFTLALPFTLYYFVKDKFTSIQSITVSTLTAILFGVLMFIVPFHIMWYLVVGLTIILVITQFSRKYRFI
- a CDS encoding ABC transporter permease — translated: MNMSMTRIQAILMKDFKEFSRNYAVSVMILMPLVMAFFLNKSGNATIATCLLTINMAFTVVTAYVQCCLIAEEKEKNTLRSLMLSPASLGDILIGKSLFVFILTMAVVAFSIYIVGYSPANLFILAIALILSAVFYIAIGTICGLFAKTVMEGSLIILPVILIFGFGSSALALSSAFPILKIAKWLPSSQLTLLADALEGTYTTMDVIIPIATIIVWSVVTWIVAGFIYKKRMVD
- a CDS encoding ABC transporter ATP-binding protein — protein: MNAVINVQHLKKTFNKEAALQDVSFTIQKGEIFGFLGPSGSGKTTTIKILTAQTEETAGDVLLFGRPANEMKQSNNRKRFGILTDNSGLYTRLSIEENLLLFSNLYQLPKSAVKEALDFVNLYADRKKKISQLSKGMMQRVTLARAIMHKPELLFLDEPTSALDPVNTQHIYNGLRKLNEMGTTIFLTTHDMSEAEILCDRVAFLHKGKIRAIGAPKDLKKEFGDESITVELKNGACEVIQTGQQDAEKLFHWMQSNEVSRIYTNEPTLGNIFMQITGSDLV
- a CDS encoding LytTR family transcriptional regulator DNA-binding domain-containing protein, whose product is MNQNENMIIDPYIEGGNVIYPNFHLSLQPGSIIGIYTDVSKIHTLIQWFTKQSNTYTHLRESALYERLTVREYIQFCLKLFHTSSEKMEELLKLFALTEQKSIKISKLSNGEKQRLKLIHTYLHQAQIQVLEEPFQNLDEFSKQKVIQLLDALQKQNKTVILLSNNLEDLIISSTEIHRLDTMGLHALDMKEDETEPVSPPLENAPIRLDKIPTKKNDKIILFNPPEIDYIESVEGVVSLYVAGEAYPCTLSLNELEQKLTPFGFFRSHRSYIVNLQKVREIITWTRNSYSLALNSNEKAIVPLSKNKLADLKEILGI
- a CDS encoding dienelactone hydrolase family protein, whose product is MKRKIFILHEIYGVNDFIKKQAEAYSNASTTVECISLYLENKMFPYEQEREAYEYFINEVGFDAPLEKLTKKLLEARTHYDEVLLIGFSVGATLAWRLSTLPLQGIVCVYGSRIRQYLDVIPSCPTLVILPSHEKSFNVHELKKKLDILPTVHTRQYTGQHGFMDYHNLHYSRESYVHAHAEILHFLQTERSQGGQSNEPK